In a single window of the Streptomyces cinnabarinus genome:
- a CDS encoding acyl carrier protein — translation MAATQEEIVAGLADIVNEIAGIPVEDVQLDKSFTDDLDVDSLSMVEVVVAAEERFDVKIPDEDVKNLKTVGDATDYILKHQA, via the coding sequence ATGGCCGCCACTCAGGAAGAGATCGTCGCCGGTCTCGCCGACATCGTGAACGAGATCGCCGGCATCCCGGTCGAGGACGTCCAGCTGGACAAGTCCTTCACCGACGACCTGGACGTCGACTCCCTGTCCATGGTCGAGGTCGTCGTCGCCGCCGAAGAGCGCTTCGACGTCAAGATCCCGGACGAGGACGTCAAGAACCTCAAGACGGTCGGCGACGCGACCGACTACATCCTCAAGCACCAGGCCTGA
- a CDS encoding pyroglutamyl peptidase: protein MNFIRVGILALGLALATTLTAPTAATAAEQPTVEERRLDLAVPQEILRRSGFDAVAPEFAAALRGARSYAQARAVVIREGSALWRRAVERAQGRGPDGGELSRDDDRPLYWARLGMTREVRAWEPEFGLSAEQRAALIGQLERTSRGQTAIRYPHGKGLKRILLTGFDPFTLDRDIRISNPSGATALALDGTVIETAGGPARIETVVFPVRWADFAEGTVERALRPYLKGVDLLTTVSQGRVGRFDIERTNGAWRGGFPDNDNIGRTETVPVTDPASQPQWTATTLPYRDIVAATTGRFPVYDNTGVTEIPAGGTEPVVRPDGPTAGSTARAGGGGNYLSNEVAYRATLLRDRLGLHDALPAGHVHTPVLQFGTGNTSEVIDPEFVRNRLDIIAQVRSILRAAMEAPLKR, encoded by the coding sequence TTGAATTTCATACGTGTTGGGATCCTCGCCCTGGGACTGGCGCTGGCCACGACCCTGACGGCCCCCACGGCCGCGACCGCCGCCGAGCAGCCCACGGTCGAGGAGCGCCGGCTCGACCTGGCGGTGCCCCAGGAGATCCTCCGGCGGTCCGGATTCGACGCCGTGGCACCTGAGTTCGCGGCGGCGCTGCGCGGCGCCCGGTCCTATGCGCAGGCCCGCGCCGTCGTCATACGCGAGGGCAGCGCGCTGTGGCGGCGGGCCGTCGAGCGGGCGCAGGGGCGGGGGCCGGACGGCGGGGAGCTGAGCCGGGACGACGACCGGCCGCTGTACTGGGCGCGGCTGGGGATGACCCGGGAGGTGCGGGCCTGGGAGCCGGAGTTCGGGCTCTCGGCGGAGCAGCGGGCGGCGCTGATCGGGCAGTTGGAGCGGACCTCGCGCGGGCAGACCGCGATCCGCTATCCGCACGGCAAGGGTCTGAAGCGGATCCTGCTCACCGGGTTCGACCCGTTCACCCTGGACCGGGACATCCGGATCTCCAACCCCTCGGGGGCGACCGCGCTCGCCCTCGACGGCACGGTGATCGAGACCGCCGGGGGCCCGGCGCGGATCGAGACGGTGGTGTTCCCGGTGCGCTGGGCGGACTTCGCGGAGGGCACCGTGGAGCGGGCGCTGCGGCCGTACCTCAAGGGCGTCGATCTGCTCACCACCGTGAGCCAGGGCCGGGTCGGGCGGTTCGACATCGAGCGGACCAACGGGGCCTGGCGGGGCGGCTTCCCGGACAACGACAACATCGGCCGCACCGAGACCGTCCCGGTCACCGACCCGGCCTCGCAGCCGCAGTGGACGGCCACGACCCTGCCGTACCGGGACATCGTGGCCGCGACCACGGGCCGGTTCCCCGTCTACGACAACACCGGCGTGACCGAGATCCCCGCCGGGGGCACCGAACCCGTCGTACGGCCGGACGGGCCGACCGCCGGATCGACCGCGCGGGCCGGGGGCGGCGGCAACTACCTGTCCAACGAGGTCGCCTACCGCGCGACGCTGCTCCGGGACCGGCTCGGGCTGCACGACGCGCTGCCCGCCGGGCATGTGCACACGCCCGTGCTGCAGTTCGGGACCGGCAACACCTCCGAGGTGATCGATCCGGAGTTCGTGCGCAACCGGCTGGACATCATCGCCCAGGTGCGGAGCATCCTGAGGGCGGCGATGGAGGCGCCGCTCAAGCGCTGA
- a CDS encoding TetR/AcrR family transcriptional regulator — protein sequence MPYGDAMNARVRSEERRAEIVRAALEVIAERGYRGASLASVAERVGLTQQGLLHYFPTKDALLVAVLKERDQWDAVPADTRWRVDLLASLVEYNAMRPGIIQTFSALLGESVTEGHPAREYFTERYTRVRASMAEVLRTEYGDRLPNGLTPERTAPLLVAVMDGLQYQWLLDPESVDMPGAFRDFLRLLGEE from the coding sequence ATGCCGTACGGTGACGCCATGAACGCGAGGGTCAGGAGCGAGGAACGCCGCGCCGAGATCGTGCGGGCGGCCCTTGAGGTGATCGCCGAGCGCGGGTACCGCGGGGCCAGCCTCGCCTCGGTGGCGGAGCGGGTCGGGCTCACCCAGCAGGGGCTGCTGCACTACTTCCCGACGAAGGACGCGCTGCTGGTCGCCGTACTGAAGGAGCGCGACCAGTGGGACGCGGTACCCGCGGACACCCGCTGGCGGGTGGATCTGCTCGCCTCGCTGGTGGAGTACAACGCGATGCGGCCCGGCATCATCCAGACCTTCTCGGCGCTGCTCGGCGAGAGCGTGACCGAGGGACATCCAGCGCGCGAGTACTTCACGGAGCGCTACACCCGGGTCCGGGCCAGCATGGCGGAGGTGCTGCGCACCGAGTACGGCGACCGGCTGCCGAACGGCCTCACCCCGGAACGCACCGCGCCGCTGCTGGTGGCGGTGATGGACGGACTCCAGTACCAGTGGCTGCTGGACCCGGAGTCGGTGGACATGCCGGGCGCGTTCCGGGACTTCCTCAGGCTGCTGGGCGAGGAGTGA
- a CDS encoding SGNH/GDSL hydrolase family protein produces the protein MRKTGHRSRAVLAVLSAAVLGLAGCDAVGGNSPGPSGTDAQREKQPRPKPTPLWDRSPESVAAVGDSITRGFDACSVLADCPEVSWATGSSQEVDSLAVRLLGETKAAERSWNYAVTGARMTDLAGQMAQAATRKPELVTVMAGANDACRDSTEAMTPVADFRAQFEEALRTLRGALPKAQVYVASVPDLKRLWSQGRTNELGKQVWKLGICPSMLEDADSLDAADALRRETVQKRVEEYNKALKEVCAKDRRCRFDGGAVYAYRFGTDQLSRWDWFHPSVNGQARLAEIAYRTVTAKSP, from the coding sequence ATGCGGAAGACCGGTCACCGCTCACGAGCCGTGCTCGCCGTGCTGTCCGCGGCCGTCCTGGGTCTGGCCGGCTGTGACGCCGTCGGGGGGAACTCACCGGGGCCCTCCGGGACGGACGCGCAGCGGGAGAAGCAGCCCCGGCCGAAGCCGACCCCGCTGTGGGACCGCAGCCCGGAGTCGGTCGCGGCCGTGGGCGACTCCATCACCCGTGGCTTCGACGCCTGCTCGGTGCTCGCGGACTGTCCGGAGGTGTCGTGGGCGACCGGCAGCAGCCAGGAAGTGGACAGTCTCGCGGTGCGGCTGCTCGGTGAGACCAAGGCCGCCGAGCGGAGCTGGAACTACGCGGTCACCGGGGCGCGGATGACGGATCTGGCCGGGCAGATGGCGCAGGCGGCGACCCGGAAGCCGGAGCTGGTGACGGTGATGGCGGGGGCCAATGACGCCTGCCGGGACAGCACCGAGGCGATGACGCCGGTGGCCGACTTCCGCGCGCAGTTCGAGGAGGCGCTGCGGACGCTGCGGGGTGCGCTGCCGAAGGCGCAGGTGTATGTGGCGAGCGTGCCGGATCTGAAGCGGCTGTGGTCGCAGGGGCGGACCAACGAACTGGGCAAGCAGGTGTGGAAGCTGGGCATCTGCCCGTCGATGCTGGAGGACGCGGACTCGCTGGACGCGGCCGACGCGCTGCGGCGGGAGACCGTGCAGAAGCGGGTGGAGGAGTACAACAAGGCGCTGAAGGAGGTGTGCGCCAAGGACCGGCGGTGCCGGTTCGACGGCGGCGCGGTGTACGCGTACCGCTTCGGGACGGATCAGCTGAGCCGCTGGGACTGGTTCCATCCCAGTGTGAACGGCCAGGCGCGGCTGGCCGAGATCGCCTACCGGACGGTCACGGCGAAGTCCCCGTGA
- a CDS encoding LysR family transcriptional regulator, giving the protein MPNTHPSGPDLSTVWLRAFLEVARHGSFTVAARTLGWTQSAVSRQISSLEGALGGAPLFDRLPRGVRLTEAGRILVPYAESVAEALRGAGRELAELREAAGGRLRFGAFATADAALVPQALAAFRARHPRVRVSREEGLTPALLDRLTAGHLDLAVVSTTGGTPLEAYELHHLLDESLYVAVPAGHGLAGQGSVRLARLADADWISGSPRPEGTLLDAALRQGFRPRVAHVVGEWTAKQGYVAAGLGVTLVPALAAASVRPDIALLAVLDEEAPARAVYAATARGRSLTPAGEAFLTALREAAQGVPAPLSGEAD; this is encoded by the coding sequence ATGCCGAACACGCATCCCAGCGGCCCCGACCTCTCCACCGTCTGGCTGCGCGCCTTCCTGGAGGTCGCCCGGCACGGCTCCTTCACCGTCGCCGCCCGCACCCTCGGCTGGACCCAGTCCGCGGTGTCCCGGCAGATCTCCTCGCTGGAGGGCGCCCTCGGCGGCGCCCCGCTCTTCGACCGGCTGCCCAGGGGCGTACGGCTGACCGAGGCCGGGCGGATCCTCGTGCCGTACGCCGAGTCCGTCGCCGAGGCGCTGCGCGGGGCCGGGCGGGAGCTGGCGGAGCTGCGCGAGGCGGCCGGGGGACGGCTGCGGTTCGGCGCCTTCGCCACCGCCGACGCGGCCCTGGTGCCACAGGCGCTGGCCGCCTTCCGGGCCCGTCATCCGCGCGTCCGCGTCTCCCGCGAGGAGGGCCTGACCCCCGCCCTGCTGGACCGGCTGACCGCGGGCCATCTCGATCTGGCGGTGGTCTCCACGACCGGCGGCACCCCGCTGGAGGCGTACGAACTCCACCATCTCCTCGACGAATCGCTGTACGTGGCGGTCCCGGCCGGCCACGGGCTGGCGGGACAGGGCTCGGTACGGCTCGCCCGGCTCGCCGACGCCGACTGGATCTCCGGCAGCCCGCGCCCCGAGGGCACCCTGCTGGACGCCGCCCTGCGCCAGGGGTTCCGGCCGCGCGTGGCGCATGTCGTCGGCGAGTGGACCGCCAAGCAGGGGTACGTGGCCGCGGGCCTCGGGGTGACCCTGGTCCCCGCGCTGGCCGCGGCGTCCGTGCGCCCGGACATCGCGCTCCTTGCGGTACTGGACGAGGAGGCGCCCGCACGGGCGGTGTACGCGGCGACGGCACGCGGGCGCTCGCTCACTCCGGCGGGCGAGGCGTTCCTGACGGCGCTGCGGGAGGCGGCACAGGGGGTTCCGGCGCCTCTGAGCGGGGAAGCGGACTGA
- the fabF gene encoding beta-ketoacyl-ACP synthase II, with protein MSSTNRTVVVTGIGATTPLGGDAASTWEGLVAGRSGVKPLEQEWAADQAVRIAAPVAVEPTEVIARPQARRLDRSAQFALIAAKEAWADAGFTDRAGEDSNVDPDRLGAVIASGIGGVTTLLDQYDVLKEKGVRRVSPHTVPMLMPNGPSANVGLAVGARAGVHTPVSACASGAEAIGYAIEMIRSGRADVVVAGGTEAAIHPLPIAAFGNMMAMSKNNEDPEGASRPYDVARDGFVLGEGAGVVVLESAEHAAKRGARVYAEAVGQGISADGHDIVQPEPEGRGIAHALQNLLDRTDLQPSEIVHVNAHATSTPAGDIAELKALRKVFGDDADHMAVSATKSMTGHLLGGAGGVETVATVLALYHRVAPPTINVDNLDPEAEANADVVRGEARKLPVEGRIAALNDSFGFGGHNVVLAFRTV; from the coding sequence GTGAGCTCGACCAATCGCACCGTGGTCGTCACCGGTATCGGCGCAACCACACCGCTGGGTGGCGACGCAGCCTCGACCTGGGAGGGCCTGGTCGCCGGACGTTCCGGTGTCAAGCCCCTGGAGCAGGAGTGGGCCGCCGACCAGGCGGTCCGTATCGCCGCGCCGGTCGCCGTTGAGCCGACCGAGGTGATCGCCCGTCCGCAGGCCCGACGGCTCGACCGTTCGGCCCAGTTCGCGCTGATCGCGGCCAAGGAGGCCTGGGCCGACGCCGGTTTCACCGACCGCGCCGGTGAGGACTCCAACGTCGACCCGGACCGGCTCGGTGCGGTCATCGCCTCCGGCATCGGTGGCGTGACGACCCTGCTCGACCAGTACGACGTGCTCAAGGAGAAGGGCGTCCGCCGCGTCTCCCCGCACACCGTCCCCATGCTGATGCCGAACGGCCCCTCCGCGAACGTGGGTCTGGCCGTGGGCGCCCGTGCGGGCGTGCACACGCCGGTCTCCGCCTGCGCCTCCGGCGCCGAGGCCATCGGCTACGCCATCGAGATGATCCGTTCCGGCCGTGCCGACGTGGTCGTCGCCGGCGGCACCGAGGCGGCGATCCACCCGCTGCCCATCGCCGCGTTCGGCAACATGATGGCGATGTCCAAGAACAACGAGGACCCCGAGGGCGCCTCGCGCCCCTACGACGTCGCCCGGGACGGTTTCGTCCTCGGCGAGGGTGCCGGTGTGGTCGTCCTGGAGTCCGCCGAGCACGCCGCCAAGCGCGGTGCGCGGGTGTACGCCGAGGCGGTCGGCCAGGGCATCTCCGCCGACGGCCACGACATCGTGCAGCCGGAGCCGGAGGGCCGCGGTATCGCGCACGCGCTCCAGAACCTGCTGGACCGGACCGACCTGCAGCCGTCGGAGATCGTGCACGTCAACGCGCACGCGACCTCGACACCGGCCGGTGACATCGCGGAACTGAAGGCGCTGCGGAAGGTGTTCGGTGACGACGCCGACCACATGGCGGTTTCGGCGACCAAGTCGATGACCGGTCACCTGCTGGGTGGTGCCGGTGGAGTGGAGACGGTCGCGACCGTGCTCGCCCTGTACCACCGGGTGGCTCCGCCGACCATCAACGTCGACAACCTCGACCCCGAGGCCGAGGCCAACGCGGACGTGGTCCGCGGCGAGGCCCGCAAGCTTCCCGTCGAGGGCCGGATCGCCGCGCTGAACGACTCGTTCGGCTTCGGCGGCCACAACGTGGTGCTGGCGTTCAGGACCGTCTGA
- a CDS encoding ketoacyl-ACP synthase III — protein sequence MAKIKPSKGAPYARILGVGGYRPTRVVPNEVILEKIDSSDEWIRSRSGIETRHWASDEETVAAMSIEASGKAIADAGISAEQIGGVIVSTVSHFKQTPAVATEIADKLGTAKAAAFDISAGCAGFGYGLTLAKGMIVEGSAEYVLVIGVERLSDLTDLEDRATAFLFGDGAGAVVVGPAQEPAIGPTVWGSEGDKSETIKQTVPWTDYRNGEVDKFPAITQEGQAVFRWAVFEMAKVAQQALDAAGISSDDLDVFIPHQANERIIDSMVKTLKLPEHVTVARDIRTTGNTSAASIPLAMERLLATGEAKSGDTALVIGFGAGLVYAATVVTLP from the coding sequence ATGGCGAAGATCAAGCCCAGCAAGGGCGCCCCGTACGCGCGCATCCTCGGGGTGGGCGGCTACCGCCCCACCCGGGTCGTGCCCAACGAGGTCATCCTTGAGAAGATCGACTCGTCCGACGAGTGGATCCGCTCGCGCTCCGGCATCGAGACGCGGCACTGGGCCTCCGACGAGGAGACCGTCGCCGCGATGTCGATCGAGGCGTCCGGCAAGGCGATCGCCGACGCGGGGATCTCCGCGGAGCAGATCGGCGGCGTGATCGTCTCGACCGTCTCGCACTTCAAGCAGACCCCGGCCGTGGCCACCGAGATCGCCGACAAGCTCGGCACCGCCAAGGCCGCCGCCTTCGACATCTCGGCCGGCTGCGCGGGCTTCGGCTACGGCCTCACCCTCGCCAAGGGCATGATCGTCGAGGGCAGCGCCGAGTACGTCCTCGTCATCGGTGTGGAGCGGCTGAGCGATCTGACCGACCTGGAGGACCGCGCGACGGCCTTCCTGTTCGGCGACGGCGCCGGCGCGGTCGTCGTGGGCCCGGCCCAGGAGCCCGCCATCGGCCCCACGGTCTGGGGTTCCGAGGGCGACAAGTCCGAGACGATCAAGCAGACCGTGCCGTGGACGGACTACCGCAACGGCGAGGTCGACAAGTTCCCTGCGATCACGCAGGAGGGCCAGGCGGTGTTCCGCTGGGCCGTGTTCGAGATGGCGAAGGTCGCCCAGCAGGCGCTGGACGCGGCCGGGATCAGCTCGGACGACCTGGACGTCTTCATTCCCCACCAGGCCAACGAGCGGATCATCGACTCGATGGTGAAGACGCTGAAACTGCCGGAGCACGTCACGGTCGCCCGTGACATCCGCACCACCGGCAACACCTCGGCCGCCTCGATTCCGCTCGCGATGGAGCGGCTTCTGGCGACCGGCGAGGCAAAGAGCGGCGACACCGCGCTCGTCATCGGCTTCGGGGCGGGTCTCGTGTACGCCGCCACTGTCGTTACTCTCCCCTAG
- a CDS encoding aldose epimerase family protein: MNELFGTLSDGTAVHRWTLERAGVRVRVLTYGGIVQSVEVPDRDGLAADVVLGFAEPGDYPAHSGPYFGALVGRYANRIARGRFTLDGLTYALPVNSGPNCLHGGERGFDQRVWDAEPVAHGVRLSRVSAHGEEGFPGRLELAATYSLDADGALRIAYEAVTDAPTVVNLTNHSYFNLAGSGNAGGHELRIAASRFTPVDADLIPTGEEEPVEGTRFDFRAPRKVGSGYDHNFVLDKGVTDSPVAVAELHDPASGRVLTVSTTEPGLQLYTADHLADPFAPGDGIALETQHFPDSPNRPDFPSTVLRPGEVFRSETVYAFSSR, from the coding sequence ATGAACGAACTCTTCGGCACACTTTCCGACGGCACGGCCGTGCACCGCTGGACGCTTGAGCGGGCCGGTGTCCGGGTGCGGGTGCTGACGTACGGCGGGATCGTGCAGTCGGTGGAGGTCCCGGACCGGGACGGGCTCGCCGCGGACGTGGTGCTGGGGTTCGCCGAGCCGGGGGACTATCCCGCGCACTCCGGGCCGTATTTCGGCGCGCTGGTCGGGCGGTACGCCAACCGGATCGCGCGGGGCCGTTTCACCCTGGACGGGCTGACGTACGCGCTGCCGGTCAACAGCGGGCCGAACTGTCTGCACGGCGGTGAGCGCGGTTTCGACCAGCGGGTGTGGGACGCGGAGCCGGTCGCGCACGGGGTGCGGCTGAGCCGGGTCTCGGCGCACGGCGAGGAGGGCTTCCCGGGCCGGCTGGAGCTGGCGGCGACGTACTCGCTGGACGCGGACGGCGCGCTGCGGATCGCCTATGAGGCGGTGACGGACGCGCCGACGGTCGTGAACCTGACGAACCACAGCTACTTCAACCTGGCCGGTTCGGGGAACGCGGGCGGCCATGAACTGCGGATCGCCGCCTCCCGGTTCACGCCGGTGGACGCGGATCTGATCCCGACCGGCGAGGAGGAGCCCGTCGAGGGCACCCGGTTCGACTTCCGTGCCCCGCGCAAGGTGGGCTCCGGCTACGACCACAACTTCGTGCTGGACAAGGGCGTGACGGACAGCCCGGTGGCGGTCGCCGAGCTGCACGACCCGGCGTCCGGGCGGGTGCTGACGGTGTCGACGACCGAGCCCGGACTCCAGCTGTACACCGCCGACCATCTCGCCGATCCCTTCGCACCGGGCGACGGCATCGCCCTGGAGACCCAGCACTTCCCCGACTCCCCCAACCGTCCGGACTTCCCGAGCACGGTGCTGCGGCCGGGCGAGGTGTTCCGCTCGGAGACGGTGTACGCCTTCTCATCGCGGTAG
- a CDS encoding DUF3145 domain-containing protein produces MTTRGVLYVHSAPRALCPHVEWAVAGVLGTRVNLDWIRQPAAPGTWRSEFSWQGQAGTASKLASALRGWHLLRFEVTAEPCPTAEGERYSCTPDLGIFHAVTGIHGDILIPEDRLRAALLRSQRGETDLEAELSKLLGKPWDDELEPFRYAGEGAPVRWLHQVV; encoded by the coding sequence GTGACGACACGTGGAGTTCTGTACGTGCACTCCGCGCCGCGCGCGCTGTGCCCGCACGTCGAGTGGGCCGTCGCCGGGGTGCTCGGCACACGCGTCAATCTCGACTGGATCCGGCAGCCCGCCGCGCCCGGCACCTGGCGCTCGGAGTTCTCCTGGCAGGGCCAGGCGGGCACCGCCTCCAAGCTGGCGTCGGCCCTGCGCGGCTGGCACCTCCTGCGCTTCGAGGTGACCGCGGAACCCTGCCCCACCGCCGAGGGCGAGCGCTACAGCTGCACCCCCGACCTCGGCATCTTCCACGCCGTCACCGGCATCCACGGCGACATCCTGATCCCCGAGGACCGCCTCCGCGCCGCCCTGCTCCGCAGCCAGCGAGGCGAGACGGACCTGGAGGCCGAACTCTCCAAACTCCTCGGCAAGCCCTGGGACGACGAACTGGAACCGTTCAGGTACGCGGGCGAGGGAGCCCCGGTGCGCTGGCTGCACCAGGTGGTCTGA
- a CDS encoding beta-glucosidase family protein, which yields MAGTRTQADEARETAVEAALARLDLDAKARLLSGQDMWTLPALPEIGLASLVMSDGPIGVRGVRWTADDSSVALPSPTALAATWDPELARRAGVLLAQEARRKGVHVLLAPTVNLHRSPLGGRHFEAYSEDPYLTGLIGAGYVSGVQSGGIGTTVKHFVANDAETDRFTVNNTVGERALRELYLAPFETIVENAHPWGIMTAYNSVNGTTMSEHRYLVNEILRGEWGFDGFNVSDWMAARSTTDAIEGGLDAAMPGPGTVYGAPLAAAVRAGEVAEVTVDEAVRNVLRLAARVGALDGAEPAVTEPPAEVDGEALAREIAHRSFVLVRNAGALPLQPGTVALTGAAARDARVLGGGSATVFPARIVSPLDGLIAALPEGSLTYTIGADPNTELAVADKGFTLRAVCRDAEGEVIGSSNAPNGQIQWMGSDLPDGVTHDTLHTVELTGTFTPRETGPHTLGIKGRGPFVLTVAGTTYFDGVQGGDDASDPFATFFGAPEPRAVAELTAGETVEISLTHTVSIPEDAPIKGVGFTLVGQEPRRDADELIAEAVEAARAADTAVVVVATTDLVESEGFDRTDLYLPGRQDDLVRAVAAANPNTVVVVNSGSPVELPWRDEVAAVLLSWFPGQEGGAALADVLTGDREPGGRLPTTWGSLTDAPVTRVVPTDGELPYTEGVFIGYRAWEKLGRTPAYPFGHGLGYTGWAYQSLELDGTTAKVRVRNTGERSGREVVQIYLAPDEPDAERPARVLAGFAQVEAAPGETVEAVVELPRRAFQIWDEKTSSWSFVKGSYEIQAGRSIADRRLTATINV from the coding sequence ATGGCGGGAACCCGCACCCAGGCCGACGAAGCGCGCGAGACGGCCGTCGAGGCAGCCCTGGCCCGGCTCGACCTCGACGCGAAGGCACGGCTGCTCTCCGGCCAGGACATGTGGACCCTGCCCGCCCTGCCCGAGATCGGCCTGGCCTCCCTCGTCATGTCCGACGGACCGATCGGCGTCCGGGGCGTGCGCTGGACCGCCGACGACTCCTCCGTCGCCCTGCCCTCCCCGACCGCGCTGGCCGCCACCTGGGACCCCGAACTCGCCCGCCGCGCAGGCGTGCTGCTCGCCCAGGAGGCCCGCCGCAAGGGCGTCCACGTCCTGCTCGCCCCCACTGTCAACCTGCACCGCTCCCCGCTCGGCGGACGGCACTTCGAGGCGTACAGCGAGGACCCGTACCTCACCGGCCTGATCGGCGCGGGCTATGTCAGCGGCGTCCAGTCCGGCGGCATCGGCACCACCGTCAAGCACTTCGTCGCCAACGACGCCGAGACCGACCGCTTCACCGTGAACAACACCGTCGGCGAACGCGCCCTGCGCGAGCTGTACCTGGCGCCCTTCGAGACCATCGTCGAGAACGCCCACCCCTGGGGCATCATGACCGCCTACAACTCGGTCAACGGCACGACGATGTCCGAGCACCGCTACCTCGTGAACGAGATCCTGCGCGGCGAATGGGGCTTCGACGGCTTCAACGTCTCCGACTGGATGGCCGCCCGCTCCACCACCGACGCCATCGAGGGCGGCCTCGACGCCGCCATGCCGGGACCCGGCACGGTCTACGGCGCGCCCCTCGCGGCGGCGGTACGCGCGGGCGAGGTCGCCGAGGTCACGGTCGACGAGGCCGTGCGCAACGTACTGCGGCTGGCCGCCCGAGTCGGCGCCCTGGACGGCGCCGAGCCGGCGGTGACCGAGCCGCCCGCCGAGGTCGACGGCGAGGCCCTCGCCCGCGAGATCGCCCACCGCTCCTTCGTCCTGGTCCGCAACGCGGGAGCGCTCCCGCTCCAGCCGGGCACGGTCGCGCTGACCGGCGCCGCCGCCCGCGACGCCCGCGTCCTCGGCGGCGGCTCCGCCACCGTGTTCCCGGCCCGGATCGTCTCCCCGCTCGACGGCCTCATCGCCGCCCTCCCCGAGGGCAGCCTGACCTACACGATCGGCGCCGACCCCAATACCGAACTCGCCGTAGCCGACAAGGGATTCACGCTGCGGGCCGTCTGCCGCGACGCCGAGGGCGAGGTCATCGGCAGCTCGAACGCCCCCAACGGCCAGATCCAGTGGATGGGTTCCGACCTCCCCGACGGCGTCACCCATGACACCCTGCACACCGTCGAGCTGACCGGCACCTTCACCCCGCGCGAGACCGGCCCGCACACCCTCGGCATCAAGGGCCGGGGCCCCTTCGTCCTCACCGTCGCGGGCACGACGTACTTCGACGGGGTCCAGGGCGGCGACGACGCCTCCGACCCCTTCGCCACCTTCTTCGGCGCCCCCGAACCGCGCGCCGTGGCCGAACTGACCGCGGGGGAGACGGTCGAGATCTCCCTCACCCACACCGTGAGCATCCCCGAGGACGCGCCCATCAAGGGCGTCGGCTTCACCCTCGTCGGCCAGGAGCCCCGGCGCGACGCCGACGAGCTCATCGCCGAGGCCGTCGAGGCCGCCCGCGCCGCCGACACCGCCGTCGTCGTGGTCGCCACCACCGACCTCGTGGAGTCGGAGGGCTTCGACCGCACCGACCTGTACCTCCCCGGCCGCCAGGACGACCTGGTGCGCGCCGTCGCCGCTGCCAACCCCAACACCGTCGTGGTCGTCAACTCCGGTTCCCCGGTGGAACTGCCCTGGCGCGACGAGGTCGCCGCGGTCCTGCTGAGCTGGTTCCCCGGCCAGGAGGGCGGCGCGGCCCTCGCCGACGTGCTCACCGGCGACCGTGAGCCCGGCGGCCGGCTCCCCACCACCTGGGGCTCCCTCACCGACGCCCCGGTCACCCGGGTCGTCCCCACCGACGGCGAACTGCCGTACACCGAGGGCGTCTTCATCGGCTACCGAGCCTGGGAGAAGCTGGGCCGCACCCCCGCGTACCCCTTCGGCCACGGCCTCGGCTACACCGGGTGGGCCTACCAGTCACTGGAACTCGACGGTACGACCGCCAAGGTCCGCGTCCGCAACACCGGCGAGCGGAGCGGGCGCGAGGTCGTGCAGATCTACCTGGCCCCGGACGAGCCCGACGCCGAGCGCCCGGCACGCGTACTGGCCGGCTTCGCACAGGTGGAGGCGGCACCGGGGGAGACCGTCGAGGCCGTGGTGGAGCTCCCGCGCCGGGCCTTCCAGATCTGGGACGAGAAGACCAGCTCATGGTCATTTGTGAAGGGTTCGTACGAGATCCAGGCCGGGCGCTCGATCGCGGACCGCAGGCTCACCGCGACGATTAACGTCTGA
- a CDS encoding RidA family protein — MKVTLDNPATAPQPYSPAYSQVARVEHADGGVMLFVSGQIAEGETLEEQSRGVFGILDALLAAHGASLADIINIRTYLTDISRLAEYAAVRRELITGTPPTSMTFEVPKLFRPEAMIEIEVVAALTPRPAA; from the coding sequence ATGAAGGTCACCCTCGACAACCCCGCCACCGCCCCCCAGCCCTACAGCCCCGCCTACTCCCAGGTCGCCCGGGTCGAACACGCCGACGGCGGCGTGATGTTGTTCGTCTCCGGCCAGATCGCGGAGGGGGAGACGCTGGAGGAGCAGAGCAGGGGCGTGTTCGGGATTCTCGACGCCCTGCTCGCCGCGCACGGCGCGAGCCTCGCCGACATCATCAACATCCGCACCTACCTGACGGACATCTCCCGGCTCGCCGAATACGCGGCCGTGCGCCGGGAGTTGATCACCGGTACCCCGCCCACCAGCATGACCTTCGAGGTGCCGAAGCTGTTCCGGCCGGAGGCGATGATCGAGATCGAGGTCGTCGCCGCGCTCACTCCTCGCCCAGCAGCCTGA